In Topomyia yanbarensis strain Yona2022 chromosome 2, ASM3024719v1, whole genome shotgun sequence, one DNA window encodes the following:
- the LOC131682499 gene encoding G-protein coupled receptor 143-like: protein MADPTIQTFCCHNRIRSPPAVKLMSEFNTDGYIVVCIVSSVFGIAGAIYQIWIRNEDTPGIRRNRSAGLDSGYRTGRTIIVWLAVADMCASFGVFVRSALWKYIKNILPPDINDIDDDDTTNVIFCAVSSAWIQYFYMCTWLWTLCYAINVRQQLSGNRVVLRVYHMFVWSTSAVLTASGLTVLYVPDANCHNVQDMRTAYVRILPNYLLTYGPMITVMVANPVLYFTAAKKVDRQLVARFSQMTSIERDLMTKFKMKFFLINFVFYVCWIPNLINGIILWTRWYSLPYQNIITVWYVMAITNPLQAFLNTLVYQRWNCVWPLRRHNGNGITRARQRILHSYGATEGTPLLQSQMFKGKIQPTSSVLLHDSPTELIPNPLRSVNSCTMV, encoded by the exons ATGGCGGATCCAACAATTCAAACGTTCTGCTGTCACAATCGGATACGTTCACCTCCGGCCGTTAAACTGATGTCCGAATTCAACACCGACGGGTACATTGTAGTATGTATTGTTTCCTCGGTGTTCGGAATAGCCGGTGCTATCTATCAG ATTTGGATACGTAACGAAGACACCCCAGGCATTCGTCGGAACAGATCCGCCGGATTGGATTCCGGTTATCGAACAGGGCGCACCATAATAGTTTGGCTCGCCGTAGCTGACATGTGTGCCTCTTTCGGAGTGTTCGTTCGATCGGCTCTGTGGAAGTACATCAAGAACATACTGCCACCCGACATCAACGACATCGACGATGACGATACGACAAATGTGATATTCTGTGCTGTGTCGTCGGCATGGATCCAGTACTTCTACATGTGTACCTGGCTGTGGACGCTGTGCTACGCTATCAACGTTCGGCAGCAGCTGAGTGGAAACCGGGTGGTTCTACGGGTCTATCATATGTTCGTGTGGAGTACATCTGCTGTGCTAACTGCGTCCGGATTGACGGTTCTGTACGTGCCGGATGCTAA TTGTCACAATGTTCAAGACATGAGAACTGCCTACGTTAGAATACTTCCAAATTACCTTCTTACATACGGACCGATGATTACAGTGATGGTGGCTAATCCAGTACTGTATTTCACAGCTGCTAAGAAAGTGGATCGGCAATTAGTGGCACGCTTTAGCCAGATGACATCGATAGAACGAGATCTTATGACAAAGTTCAAAATGAAATTCTTTCTAATTAATTTCGTCTTTTATGTCTGTTGGATACCGAATCTAATCAACGGTATCATCTTATGGACCAGATGGTATTCGTTgccataccaaaatattattACCGTATGGTACGTGATG GCTATAACAAATCCTCTGCAAGCATTTTTAAACACTTTGGTGTATCAAAGGTGGAACTGTGTTTGGCCCTTGCGAAGGCACAACGGCAATGGGATTACTCGCGCAAGG CAACGAATTCTTCACTCTTATGGTGCAACGGAAGGTACCCCACTACTTCAGTCGCAAATGTTCAAAGGTAAAATTCAGCCAACATCGTCTGTACTGTTGCATGATTCTCCAACGGAACTTATTCCAAATCCATTGCGAAGTGTTAACTCCTGTACGATGGTGTGA